A genomic segment from Microbulbifer elongatus encodes:
- a CDS encoding transcriptional regulator, with protein MKALTALDPLLEHRIRLGTCVLLAKHGELSFARLKSQLHATDGNLGAQLRKLEERGYLLSTKDFVERKPTTWYRLSDEGLAALESHMTALRALIDATGVGAGEP; from the coding sequence ATGAAGGCGCTGACCGCCCTTGACCCATTGCTGGAGCACCGCATCCGCCTGGGCACGTGTGTACTGCTGGCAAAGCACGGCGAGCTCAGCTTCGCCCGGTTGAAGAGCCAGCTTCACGCCACCGACGGCAATCTGGGCGCGCAACTGCGCAAACTGGAGGAGCGGGGCTATCTGCTGAGCACAAAGGATTTCGTGGAGCGCAAACCGACCACCTGGTACCGCCTCAGCGATGAGGGGCTCGCTGCGCTGGAGTCCCACATGACCGCATTGCGCGCACTGATCGATGCAACGGGCGTCGGTGCCGGAGAGCCGTGA
- a CDS encoding gamma-butyrobetaine hydroxylase-like domain-containing protein, with the protein MPPPQKIRLQKADKTLILLYPDAEFELPAEYLRVYSPSAEVRGHGAGEGNLVAGKLHVGIERVAAAGRYALQIFFDDGHDSGIYTWAYLRELCETREQKWQAYLERLENAGQGRDPDESPVKLIG; encoded by the coding sequence ATGCCCCCACCGCAAAAAATCCGTCTGCAAAAAGCCGACAAGACACTCATCCTCCTCTACCCGGATGCAGAATTCGAACTCCCCGCCGAATATCTCCGGGTTTACTCTCCCAGTGCCGAAGTGCGCGGTCACGGCGCCGGCGAAGGCAATCTGGTGGCGGGCAAGCTGCATGTGGGAATCGAGCGGGTCGCCGCCGCCGGCCGTTATGCGCTACAGATTTTTTTCGACGACGGTCACGACAGCGGCATCTACACCTGGGCGTATCTGCGGGAGTTGTGCGAAACCCGGGAGCAAAAGTGGCAGGCCTATCTCGAGCGCCTGGAAAACGCGGGCCAGGGTCGCGATCCCGACGAAAGCCCGGTCAAGCTGATTGGCTGA
- the rpmE gene encoding 50S ribosomal protein L31: protein MKTDIHPNYSEITATCSCGNSFKMGSTLGKDIQLDVCSNCHPFYTGKQREASTGGRVDRFKKRFGSRISK, encoded by the coding sequence ATGAAGACCGATATCCACCCGAACTACAGCGAAATTACTGCAACTTGCTCCTGCGGCAACTCTTTCAAAATGGGTTCCACACTGGGCAAGGACATCCAGCTGGACGTCTGCTCCAACTGCCACCCGTTCTACACCGGCAAGCAGCGCGAAGCCAGCACCGGCGGCCGCGTGGATCGCTTCAAGAAGCGTTTCGGCAGCCGTATCTCCAAGTAA
- a CDS encoding alkaline phosphatase, whose translation MQLNRFTLGFALAFGVTLAACHSGKSETVASEAAPTKATASHLPETQRNSSWFQDAREAIADASAVTINNQPGAARNVILFVGDGMGISTVTAARILAGQQQGKPGEEYQLSFEKMPFAGLIKTYNTNQQTPDSAGTATAMLSGVKTKAGVLNVDETVARGDCAGSLERPLTTAVELAEELGKRTGIVSTARITHATPAAAYAKVPERGWEHAAPAGCKDIATQMVEFAAGDGVDVIMGGGRRSFLPKDVTDSEGKSGKREDGINLIEAWQERYSRAGGNAVYIEDQAGFDGIDVTDTDKLLGLFASSHMRYEADRQNDKAGEPSLSAMTGKAVELLNKSERGYFLLVESGRIDHGHHAGSAFNALTDAVEMAKAVQVAMDSTSAEDTLIIVTADHSHVMTIAGYPTRGNPILGKVVTNNREGAPEPEVALAADGKPYTTITYANGLGHAHYGDSTDADDRYEDPVSAGRQDISASDTESSGYHQEALVPLGSETHAGEDVGVWARGPGAHLLSGTNEQSLIFHVMAHAGGLLE comes from the coding sequence GTGCAATTAAACCGCTTTACCCTGGGCTTCGCCCTGGCCTTCGGCGTTACTCTGGCCGCCTGTCACAGCGGCAAATCCGAAACGGTCGCCAGCGAAGCCGCGCCGACCAAGGCCACCGCCTCCCATCTGCCGGAGACCCAGCGCAACAGCAGCTGGTTCCAGGATGCCCGCGAGGCGATCGCCGATGCGAGCGCTGTCACCATTAACAACCAGCCCGGCGCCGCCAGGAATGTCATTCTGTTCGTGGGTGACGGCATGGGAATATCAACAGTGACCGCCGCGCGGATTCTGGCTGGCCAGCAACAGGGCAAGCCGGGCGAGGAGTATCAGCTCAGCTTTGAGAAGATGCCCTTCGCCGGGTTGATCAAAACCTATAACACCAATCAACAGACCCCGGACTCCGCCGGCACCGCCACCGCCATGCTCTCCGGCGTGAAAACCAAGGCCGGTGTGCTCAACGTGGACGAAACCGTGGCCCGCGGTGATTGCGCCGGCAGTCTGGAGCGCCCGCTGACCACCGCGGTGGAGCTTGCGGAAGAGCTGGGCAAGCGCACCGGCATCGTCAGTACCGCGCGCATCACCCACGCCACCCCCGCCGCCGCCTATGCCAAAGTGCCGGAGCGGGGTTGGGAGCATGCGGCTCCCGCAGGGTGTAAGGATATCGCCACCCAGATGGTCGAGTTCGCCGCCGGTGACGGTGTGGATGTGATTATGGGCGGCGGTCGCCGCAGCTTTCTGCCCAAAGATGTCACTGACAGCGAGGGCAAAAGTGGCAAGCGCGAAGATGGCATCAATCTGATTGAAGCGTGGCAGGAGCGTTACAGTCGCGCGGGCGGCAATGCGGTATACATTGAAGACCAGGCGGGCTTTGATGGGATCGATGTCACCGACACCGACAAGCTGTTGGGACTGTTTGCCAGCTCCCATATGCGCTACGAGGCGGATCGCCAAAACGACAAGGCCGGTGAACCTTCCCTGTCAGCAATGACCGGCAAGGCCGTCGAACTGCTGAACAAATCAGAGCGCGGATATTTTCTACTGGTCGAGTCCGGGCGTATCGATCACGGGCACCACGCGGGCAGCGCGTTCAATGCGTTGACCGATGCCGTCGAAATGGCCAAAGCGGTACAGGTCGCCATGGACAGTACCAGTGCCGAGGATACCCTGATCATCGTGACCGCAGATCACAGCCACGTGATGACCATCGCCGGCTACCCTACCCGTGGCAATCCGATTCTCGGCAAGGTGGTCACCAACAATCGTGAGGGTGCGCCGGAACCGGAGGTGGCACTCGCCGCCGATGGGAAACCGTATACCACCATCACCTATGCCAACGGTCTCGGCCACGCCCATTACGGAGACAGTACCGACGCAGATGATCGCTACGAAGACCCCGTCAGCGCCGGGCGCCAGGACATCAGTGCCAGCGATACCGAATCTTCCGGTTACCACCAGGAAGCACTGGTACCCCTGGGAAGTGAAACCCATGCCGGTGAAGATGTAGGTGTCTGGGCCCGCGGCCCCGGTGCGCATCTGTTATCTGGTACCAATGAGCAGAGCCTGATTTTTCATGTGATGGCGCATGCGGGTGGGTTGCTGGAGTAG
- the hslU gene encoding ATP-dependent protease ATPase subunit HslU: MMSMTPREIVHELDRHIVGQNDAKRAVAIALRNRWRRMQVNEELRAEITPKNILMIGPTGVGKTEIARRLAKLAGAPFIKVEATKFTEVGYVGRDVESIVRDLVEMAIKLERERATEGVKQRAMDAAEDRVLDALLPPARNTDPSEKDSGTRQVFRKKLREGELDDKEIEIEVSAGPMGVEIMAPPGMEEMTNQLQGMFSNMSKGKTQKRKLTVKQALKQLTDDEAAKLINDEEIKTKAIQSAEQNGIVFIDEIDKVAKRQESGGADVSREGVQRDLLPLIEGCTVTTKYGMIKTDHILFIASGAFHLSKPSDLIPELQGRLPIRVELSSLTSKDFQRILTEPSASLTEQQKALLGTEGVNLEFADDGIQRIAEVAYEVNESTENIGARRLHTVLERLLEEISFVGGDGDTAITIDAAYVDKHLGELSKDEDLSRFIL, translated from the coding sequence ATCATGTCCATGACCCCCAGAGAAATTGTCCACGAACTCGACCGCCATATCGTCGGTCAAAACGACGCCAAGCGCGCGGTCGCCATTGCGCTGCGCAATCGCTGGCGCCGAATGCAGGTCAATGAAGAACTGCGTGCGGAAATCACTCCAAAAAATATTCTGATGATCGGTCCAACCGGCGTTGGTAAAACTGAAATCGCCCGCCGCCTCGCCAAACTTGCCGGCGCACCGTTTATCAAAGTCGAAGCCACCAAATTCACCGAAGTCGGTTACGTCGGCCGCGATGTGGAATCCATCGTCCGCGACCTCGTCGAAATGGCCATCAAGCTCGAACGCGAGCGCGCCACCGAAGGTGTCAAACAACGGGCCATGGACGCCGCCGAAGACCGCGTTCTCGACGCCCTGCTGCCGCCGGCGCGCAACACCGATCCCAGCGAAAAAGATTCCGGCACCCGCCAGGTCTTCCGCAAAAAACTGCGCGAAGGCGAGTTGGATGACAAAGAGATCGAAATCGAAGTCTCCGCCGGCCCTATGGGTGTGGAAATCATGGCACCTCCCGGCATGGAGGAAATGACCAATCAGCTGCAGGGCATGTTCTCCAATATGTCCAAGGGCAAAACCCAGAAGCGCAAGCTCACCGTCAAGCAGGCGCTCAAGCAGCTGACCGACGACGAAGCCGCCAAGCTGATCAACGACGAAGAAATCAAAACCAAAGCGATCCAGTCTGCCGAGCAGAACGGCATCGTGTTTATCGATGAGATCGACAAAGTCGCCAAGCGCCAGGAAAGTGGTGGTGCCGACGTATCCCGCGAAGGCGTACAGCGCGATCTGCTGCCATTGATCGAAGGCTGCACCGTCACCACCAAATACGGCATGATCAAGACAGACCACATCCTGTTTATCGCCTCCGGGGCCTTCCATCTGTCCAAGCCCTCCGATCTGATTCCGGAGCTGCAGGGCCGCCTGCCCATTCGCGTGGAACTGAGCTCACTGACCTCCAAAGACTTCCAGCGCATCCTGACCGAGCCGAGCGCTTCCCTGACCGAGCAGCAGAAAGCACTGCTGGGCACCGAAGGGGTGAATCTGGAGTTTGCCGACGACGGTATCCAGCGCATTGCGGAAGTGGCCTACGAAGTGAACGAGTCCACGGAAAACATCGGCGCCCGCCGTCTGCACACCGTACTGGAGCGACTGCTGGAAGAAATCTCGTTTGTCGGTGGCGACGGAGATACCGCGATTACCATCGATGCCGCCTATGTGGACAAGCACCTGGGTGAACTGAGTAAAGACGAAGACCTGTCTCGTTTTATTCTCTGA
- the hslV gene encoding ATP-dependent protease subunit HslV, with the protein MEQYRGTTILSCRRNGKVVIGGDGQVSMGNTIMKGNARKVRRLYNDKVIAGFAGGTADAFTLFERFEAKLQAHNGQLTRAAVELAKDWRTDRALRRLEALLAVADETASLIVTGNGDVIQPEDDLIAIGSGGPFAQSAARALLDNTELDARTIVEQGLKIAGDICVYTNHNNTIEELSY; encoded by the coding sequence GTGGAACAATATCGCGGCACTACCATTCTCTCCTGCCGCCGAAACGGCAAAGTCGTAATCGGCGGTGACGGGCAAGTCTCCATGGGCAACACCATCATGAAAGGTAACGCCCGCAAAGTCCGCCGCCTGTACAACGATAAAGTCATCGCCGGATTCGCCGGCGGCACCGCCGACGCCTTCACCCTGTTCGAGCGCTTCGAAGCCAAGCTCCAGGCACACAACGGCCAGCTCACCCGCGCCGCCGTCGAACTCGCCAAAGACTGGCGCACCGACCGCGCCTTGCGACGCCTGGAAGCCCTCCTCGCCGTCGCCGACGAAACCGCTAGCCTGATCGTTACCGGTAACGGCGACGTGATCCAGCCGGAAGACGATCTGATCGCCATCGGCTCCGGTGGCCCCTTTGCCCAGTCTGCGGCACGCGCGCTGCTCGATAACACTGAACTGGATGCGAGAACGATTGTGGAGCAGGGATTGAAGATTGCCGGTGACATTTGTGTGTACACCAACCACAACAACACCATTGAAGAGTTGAGTTACTGA
- a CDS encoding SPOR domain-containing protein — protein sequence MARRNTRRQQSTGKPAWVWFVLGNFVGGFAVFVFLLNDLKTGQTQVAKRADKPAAEQPAPGESKPRFDFYKLLEESEVKVPKPKNPQVRVREGDSDDSPVRSEPKSDLVYILQAASFRDKGEAERLRAQLMLANLDVKVESATDNRGTWHRVLVGPYTNRSKMAAARGVLAEHRLMPLVLKRPAQS from the coding sequence ATGGCCCGCCGCAATACCCGCCGCCAACAATCCACCGGCAAACCCGCCTGGGTGTGGTTTGTATTGGGCAACTTCGTAGGGGGTTTTGCGGTATTTGTATTCCTGCTCAATGACCTCAAGACCGGGCAGACGCAGGTGGCCAAGCGCGCCGATAAACCGGCCGCGGAACAGCCTGCGCCTGGAGAATCCAAGCCGCGCTTCGACTTCTACAAGCTGCTCGAAGAGAGCGAAGTGAAGGTCCCGAAGCCGAAGAATCCGCAGGTGCGCGTGCGTGAGGGAGACAGCGACGACTCGCCGGTACGCAGCGAACCCAAATCCGATCTCGTGTATATCCTTCAGGCCGCCAGCTTCCGCGACAAAGGCGAGGCCGAGCGCCTGCGCGCCCAATTGATGCTCGCCAACCTCGACGTCAAAGTCGAGTCCGCCACCGACAACCGCGGCACCTGGCACCGGGTGCTCGTAGGCCCCTACACCAATCGCTCCAAAATGGCCGCCGCCCGCGGGGTGCTGGCCGAACATCGGCTGATGCCACTGGTGCTCAAACGCCCGGCCCAGAGCTAG
- a CDS encoding primosomal protein N', whose amino-acid sequence MQVQTEQHRLGRTGERPPAILRVAVPVPLRRLFDYLPPKGLGAEDLQPGQRFQVPFGNRDLVAVLVEVVAESPLAELKPASERLDREPIFDARSRHFLQWAADYYQAPVGELYAAALPVALRKGKPADHWAEPWLELTTEGKGLPETALARAKKQQTLLQLLLGSGPQSRTALNARGLNSSVCKALIERGLARWVSGPTAPPPLETVEPRPATELNEEQRLVIDSVPPAGFSASLLEGTTGSGKTEVYLRLMERALRDGNQALLLVPEIGLTPQTLRRIAARFPDFRIAALHSGLADGERARAWLSAASGVADIVIGTRSAIFTPLPRLGVILIDEEHDGSFKQQDGVRYSARDLSVVLAKNADVPVLLGSATPSLESLHNALSGRYQHLRLRHRAGNARPPEISVVPILHQTLQEGFAPQVLRHIGETLNRGEQVLVFINRRGYSPALTCDDCGWLADCPHCSAKLTLHRRQRHLRCHHCDYRMREVHSCPQCHSRNLNALGAGTERSEDFLAHTFNQYPVIRVDRDTTASKQALDRLLEPARNGEPCLLLGTQMLAKGHHLPKVTLVVIQDADGGLFSADFRAPERMGQLLEQVAGRAGRGDLRGHVLVQSRYPEHPLLQLLLSKGYGAFARQLMEERKIAQLPPLRAMALVRAECEEPRWAEEFLASARDYFQALAPPSPELQYLGPVPALLERKSGRFRFYLQITAEKRGLLQNLLAQFSQWAEGNRNRRLRWAVDMDAQELS is encoded by the coding sequence TTGCAGGTACAAACGGAACAACACCGCCTGGGCAGGACTGGTGAACGCCCGCCCGCCATATTGCGCGTGGCGGTACCGGTACCCCTGCGCCGGCTGTTCGACTACCTGCCCCCAAAAGGTCTGGGGGCCGAGGATCTGCAACCGGGCCAGCGCTTCCAGGTGCCCTTTGGCAACCGCGACCTGGTGGCGGTGCTGGTGGAAGTGGTGGCGGAGTCGCCCCTCGCGGAGCTCAAGCCCGCCAGTGAACGCCTCGACCGCGAGCCGATCTTTGATGCGCGCAGCCGCCACTTTCTGCAGTGGGCCGCGGACTACTATCAGGCGCCAGTGGGCGAGCTTTACGCCGCGGCCCTGCCGGTGGCCCTGCGCAAGGGCAAGCCGGCAGATCACTGGGCGGAACCGTGGCTGGAATTGACCACGGAGGGCAAGGGCCTGCCGGAAACCGCACTGGCGCGCGCCAAGAAACAGCAGACGCTGCTGCAACTGCTGCTGGGGAGCGGCCCACAGAGCCGCACCGCACTGAATGCCCGTGGCCTCAACAGCAGTGTGTGCAAAGCGCTTATCGAGCGCGGGCTGGCGCGTTGGGTGTCGGGCCCCACCGCGCCACCGCCGCTGGAAACGGTGGAACCCCGCCCCGCAACGGAGCTGAACGAGGAGCAGCGCCTGGTGATCGATTCGGTCCCGCCCGCAGGCTTCAGTGCATCTTTATTAGAGGGCACCACCGGCAGCGGCAAGACCGAGGTCTACCTGCGCCTGATGGAACGGGCACTCCGCGACGGCAATCAGGCCCTGTTGCTGGTGCCGGAGATTGGCCTCACCCCGCAGACCCTGCGCCGCATTGCCGCGCGCTTCCCGGATTTCCGCATCGCCGCCCTGCACTCGGGCCTGGCCGACGGCGAGCGTGCCCGCGCCTGGCTGTCCGCTGCCAGCGGGGTAGCCGATATTGTGATCGGCACCCGCTCGGCCATTTTCACTCCGCTGCCGCGCCTCGGCGTGATCCTGATTGACGAGGAGCACGACGGCTCCTTCAAGCAGCAGGACGGGGTGCGTTACTCCGCCCGCGACCTGTCGGTAGTGCTGGCAAAAAATGCCGACGTACCGGTGCTGCTCGGCTCGGCAACGCCGTCCCTGGAAAGCCTGCACAACGCCCTGAGTGGCCGCTACCAGCATCTGCGCCTGCGCCACCGTGCCGGCAATGCGCGGCCACCGGAGATCAGTGTGGTGCCCATCCTGCATCAGACGCTGCAAGAGGGTTTCGCGCCGCAGGTGCTGCGCCATATCGGTGAAACCCTGAATCGCGGCGAGCAGGTGCTGGTCTTCATCAACCGCCGCGGGTATTCCCCGGCCCTCACCTGTGACGATTGCGGCTGGCTGGCCGACTGCCCGCACTGCTCTGCCAAACTCACGCTGCACCGGCGCCAACGCCATCTGCGCTGCCACCACTGCGACTACCGCATGCGCGAGGTGCACAGCTGCCCCCAGTGCCACAGTCGCAATCTCAATGCGTTGGGGGCGGGCACCGAGCGCAGTGAAGACTTTCTTGCCCACACATTTAATCAGTACCCCGTGATACGGGTGGATCGGGACACCACCGCCAGCAAGCAGGCCCTGGACAGACTGTTGGAGCCGGCGCGCAACGGCGAGCCCTGCCTGTTACTGGGCACCCAGATGCTGGCCAAGGGCCACCATCTGCCCAAAGTCACCCTGGTAGTGATTCAGGATGCGGACGGCGGGCTGTTCAGCGCAGATTTTCGTGCCCCCGAGCGTATGGGGCAGCTGCTGGAGCAGGTTGCCGGCCGCGCTGGCCGCGGCGATCTGCGCGGTCATGTGTTGGTGCAGAGCCGCTACCCGGAGCACCCGCTGCTGCAACTGTTGCTGAGCAAAGGGTACGGGGCGTTTGCCCGCCAGCTGATGGAAGAGCGTAAAATCGCCCAGCTGCCCCCCCTGCGGGCCATGGCGCTGGTGCGCGCCGAGTGCGAGGAGCCGCGCTGGGCGGAGGAATTTCTGGCCAGTGCCCGGGACTATTTCCAGGCGCTGGCACCGCCCTCACCAGAGCTTCAGTACCTGGGTCCCGTGCCTGCCCTGCTCGAGCGCAAGTCCGGCCGCTTCCGCTTTTACCTGCAGATCACCGCAGAGAAGCGCGGCCTGTTGCAGAACCTGTTGGCACAATTCAGCCAGTGGGCCGAAGGCAACCGCAATCGGCGTCTGCGCTGGGCGGTGGACATGGATGCCCAGGAGTTATCCTAA